Sequence from the Streptomyces sp. R33 genome:
ACTCCCCAGGCGGGGAACTTAATGCGTTAGCTGCGGCACCGACGACGTGGAATGTCGCCAACACCTAGTTCCCAACGTTTACGGCGTGGACTACCAGGGTATCTAATCCTGTTCGCTCCCCACGCTTTCGCTCCTCAGCGTCAGTAATGGCCCAGAGATCCGCCTTCGCCACCGGTGTTCCTCCTGATATCTGCGCATTTCACCGCTACACCAGGAATTCCGATCTCCCCTACCACACTCTAGCTAGCCCGTATCGAATGCAGACCCGAGGTTAAGCCTCGGGCTTTCACATCCGACGTGACAAGCCGCCTACGAGCTCTTTACGCCCAATAATTCCGGACAACGCTTGCGCCCTACGTATTACCGCGGCTGCTGGCACGTAGTTAGCCGGCGCTTCTTCTGCAGGTACCGTCACTTTCGCTTCTTCCCTGCTGAAAGAGGTTTACAACCCGAAGGCCGTCATCCCTCACGCGGCGTCGCTGCATCAGGCTTTCGCCCATTGTGCAATATTCCCCACTGCTGCCTCCCGTAGGAGTCTGGGCCGTGTCTCAGTCCCAGTGTGGCCGGTCGCCCTCTCAGGCCGGCTACCCGTCGTCGCCTTGGTGGGCCATTACCCCACCAACAAGCTGATAGGCCGCGGGCTCATCCTTCACCGCCGGAGCTTTCAACCCCCGCCCATGCAGGCAGGAGTATTATCCGGTATTAGACCCCGTTTCCAGGGCTTGTCCCAGAGTGAAGGGCAGATTGCCCACGTGTTACTCACCCGTTCGCCACTAATCCACCCCGAAGGGCTTCATCGTTCGACTTGCATGTGTTAAGCACGCCGCCAGCGTTCGTCCTGAGCCAGGATCAAACTCTCCATGAATGTTTACCGGTAATCCGGTGCACACACACGTTGAGCGGGCCAGTCATGGTCGGAATATGACCGACTGACCACTGCGTCCTCGCTGTGTTGTTGCCTGCAAGCATCACCCGAAGGCGACCTCACAGGTCTTTTTCAAAGGAACCTCATCCACCGAAGTGGACGGGGTATCAACTTCTGGCGTTGATTTTTGGCACGCTGTTGAGTTCTCAAGGAACGGACGCTTCCTTTGTACTCACCCTCTCGGGCTTTCCTCCGGGCTTTCGTTCTTGCGTTTCCGACTCTATCAGAGTCAGTCCCGCTTGCTTTCCGGGGTCTTCGCTTTCACGCTTTCCCTTTCCGGCGGTTCCAACCTTACCAGATTCTTTCCGCTCCGTTTCCGGAGTCGAATTGAATTCGGTGGCCGTTGGAGGGCCTTTCCCTTTCGGGCGGATCAGACTTTATCAGGTCTCCCTGGGTCTTGAATCCCACCCGCTCGCCGAACACGTCCGGGCACGCGTGTGTGCCGGGGTCCGTGCGAGGTGGAGCCGTAAACGTACTGGAGCGGGGCCCCCGGATGCAAATCCGGTTGCCCCGCTCCAGTGACGGCGCTACGGCGAGGCTCAGACCTCGACGACGACCGGGAGGATCATCGGGCGGCGGCGGTAGCCGTCCGAGACCCACTTGCCCATGGTCCGGCGGATGAGCTGCTGGATCTGGTGCGGCTCCGCGACGCCGTCGGCGGCGGCGCGGGCGATGGCTTCCTCGATCTTCGGCAGGACCGACGCGAAGGCCGAGTCCTCGATGCCGGAGCCGCGGGCCTGGATGTTCGGGCCGCTGACGACCTTGCCCGTGGTGCTGTCCACCACGACGAAGACCGAGACGATGCCCTCGTCGCCGAGGATCTTGCGGTCCTTGAGGTGGACTTCCGTGACATCGCCGACCGACAGGCCGTCCACGTACACGTAGCCGGCCTGGACCTTGCCGGAGATCCGGGCCTTGCCGTCGATCAGGTCGACGACCACGCCGTCCTCGGCGATGACGATGCGGTCCTTCGGGACACCCGTCATGGCGCCGAGCTCGGCGTTGGCGCGCAGGTGGCGCCATTCGCCGTGGACCGGCATGAGGTTCCGCGGCTTGCAGATGTTGTAGAAGTACAGCAGCTCGCCTGCGGAGGCGTGGCCGGAGACGTGCACCTTGGCGTTGCCCTTGTGCACGACGTTGGCGCCCCAGCGGGTCAGGCCGTTGATCACGCGGTAGACCGCGTTCTCGTTGCCCGGGATCAGCGACGACGCCAGGATCACGGTGTCCCCGGGGACGATGCGGATCTGGTGGTCGCGGTTGGCCATGCGGGACAGGGCCGCCATCGGCTCGCCCTGGGAACCCGTGCAGACGAGCACGACCTCGTCGTCCGGCAGGTCGTCGAGCGTCTTCACGTCGACGACGAGGCCGGCCGGGACCCGCAGGTAGCCCAGGTCACGGGCGATGCCCATGTTGCGGACCATCGAGCGGCCGACGAAGGCGACCCGGCGGCCGTACTCGTGGGCGGCGTCGAGGATCTGCTGGATGCGGTGCACGTGGCTGGCGAAGGACGCCACGATGATCCGCTTCTGGGCACCCGCGAAGACACCGCGGATGGCGTTGGAGATGTCGCGCTCCGGCGGGACGAAGCCCGGGACCTCGGCGTTCGTCGAGTCCGAGAGGAGGAGGTCGATGCCCTCTTCGCTCAGGCGCGCGAAGGCGTGCAGGTCGGTGAGGCGGTTGTCCAGCGGCAGCTGGTCCATCTTGAAGTCGCCGGTGGCGACGACGAGACCCGCGGGGGTCCGGATCGCGACGGCCAGGGCGTCCGGGATGGAGTGGTTGACGGCGATGAACTCGCAGTCGAAGGGACCGAGGTTCTCCCGCTCGCCCTCCTTCACCTCGAGGGTGTAGGGGCGGATGCGGTGCTCCTGGAGCTTGGCCTCGATGAGGGCCAGCGTCAGCTTGGAGCCGATCAGCGGGATGTCCGGCTTCTCCCGCAGGAGGTAGGGGACGGCGCCGATGTGGTCCTCGTGGCCGTGCGTGAGGACGATGCCCTCGATGTCGTCGAGGCGGTCCCGGATGGACGAGAAGTCCGGCAGGATCAGGTCGATGCCGGGCTGCTCCTCCTCGGGGAAGAGGACGCCGCAGTCGACGATCAGCAGGCGGCCGTCGAACTCGAAGACGGTCATGTTGCGGCCGATCTCGCCGAGACCGCCCAGGGGGGTGACCCGGAGGCCGCCCTTGGGGAGCTTCGGCGGCGGGCCGAGTTCAGGGTGCGGATGGCTCAAAAGTATCTCCTCACCACACACGCCACGTACCTCGTAAGGCACGTGGCGCGCATGTCATTCGTGCACTTGCATTCGTCTGTTTTGTTCGTCTTGCTTATTCAGTTGTGAAGTCTGATGTCAGAGCTGTACCCCGCCGGCGGCAAGATCGATCTTGAGCTGGGCCGCCTCTTCGTCCGTCAGCTCGACGAGCGGGAGCCGCAGCGGGCCGGCGGGCAGGCCCTGCAGGTTCAGGGCGCCCTTGGTGGTGATCACGCCCTGCGTGCGGAACATGCCGGTGAAGACGGGGAGCAGCTTCTGGTGGATCTCGGTGGCCTTCTGGACGTCGCCGCCCAGGTGGGCCTCGAGCATGGCGCGGAGCTCGGGGGTGACCACGTGGCCGACCACGGAGACGAAGCCGACGGCGCCGACGGACAGCAGCGGCAGGTTCAGCATGTCGTCGCCGGAGTACCAGGCGAGTCCGCTCTGGGCGATGGCCCAGCTGGCGCGGCCGAGGTCGCCCTTGGCGTCCTTGTTGGCCACGATACGGGGGTGCTCGGCGAGCCTCACCAGGGTTTCGGTGTTGATCGGGACGCCGCTGCGGCCGGGGATGTCGTAGAGCATCACCGGGAGCTCGGTGGCGTCGGCGATCGCCGTGAAGTGCCGGTAGAGGCCTTCCTGCGGCGGCTTGCTGTAGTACGGGGTCACCGCGAGCAGGCCGTGTGCGCCGGTGCGCTCGGCCTGGCGGGCCAGCTCGAGGGTGTGGCGGGTGTCGTTGGTGCCGATGCCGGCGACGACGTGGGCACGGTCGCCGACCGCTTCGAGGACGGCTCGTACGAGGTCGTTTTTCTCCGCGTCGGTGGTGGTCGGGGACTCGCCGGTGGTCCCGTTGATGATCAGGCCGTCGTTGCCTGCGTCCACCAGGTGGACGGCGAGCTGCTGCGCGCCGTCGAGGTCGAGTGCGCCATCCGCCGTGAAGGGCGTGATCATGGCGGTGAGGACCCGCCCGAAGGGGGTCTGCGGAGTCGAGATCGGAGCCATGGGTAACACGCTACTCGCTGCCATGCTCGCAGTGTCCCCTCGGGGGACGTCAACAGGGTGTGGCTCCCGGCACGGGGCGGGACGTCTGTTGGATCCCGGCACTGCCTGCTCGGGGGTTCAAGCAGTGCCGGGTCCGTTTGATCAGCCTAGATGAACTTTACGAAACGTGGCAATACGGACACTTCGGACTTGACTCCGTACATCTGTACGGAGTGGGTCCATCCATGCCCATCCGGCGCTACCGGCCCTTACGGGGCGACGCGGCCGTTGGCGTTGTACGCGGCGTACGTCAGCGGCATGAGCGCGGCCCAGTGCTGCTCCATCTTCTCGCCGACCATCTCGATCTCCCGCTGCGGGAAGGAGGGGACGGTCGCGAGCTCGTGCTGCGTGCGCAGGCCGAGGAAGTGCATGAGCGAGCGCGCGTTGCAGGTGGCGTACATCGAGGAGAAAAGTCCGACCGGCAGGACCGAACGGGCAACCTCGCGGGCCACGCCCGCGGCCAGCATCTCCTGGTAGGCCTCGTACGCCTGACGGTACGAGTCCTCCATGACCCGGCCCGTCAGTTCCTGCTGGGCCGCGGTGCCCTCGACGAAGACGTACTTGCCCGGGCGGCCCTCCTGGACGAGCTTGCGCTCGGCGTCCGGGACGTAGAAGACCGGCTCGAGCTCCCTGTAGCGGCCCGATTCCTCGTTGTACGACCAGCCGACGCGGTGCCGCATGAACTCGCGGAACACGAAGATCGGGGCGCTGATGAAGAAGGTCATCGAGTTGTGCTCGAAGGGGCTGCCGTGGCGGTCCCGCATCAGGTAGTTGATGAGGCCCTTGGAGCGCTCGGGGTCCTTCTGGAGCTCTTCGAGGGACTGCTCGCCGGCCGTGGAGACACGGGCGGCCCACAGCACGTCGGAGTCGGCGGCGGAGTGCTTCACCAGCTCCACCGTCACATCACTGCGGAAGCTGGGTTTCAGGTCTGAAGCGGCGGTCTCGCTCACCGGGGGTCCTTCCGAACGACTCACATGGGGCGCGCCCACTCTACGGCGCAGCTCGCGGCTCCCCGTGCAGCTCTCGGGCGGATCAGGCGCAGGCCGGGGCGGCGGCTGCGTCACCCTTTCAGCTGACGCCCAGCCATAAAATTTGGTTAATGTCCCGAATTCCGGCACCGATTGGGCGGTTCGTACGTCTTCACCGGTACAGGCCGTACGCACCCGCCACCGCCGCCCCAGGGCCCTGACCGTGAGGAGAGTCGCTCTATGTTTCGCCGGAGCGAACCCGTCCCGTTCGCCTTCGTCGCCGAGGCCGACCGTTTCCGCAGCAATGTCACTCCGCCGCCGCGCGAGCGTCTGGGCGCGGCCCAGATGGCCGCCCGTAGTCTGGTCGGGCTGACCGTGGTGGCGGGGCTCGTCGGCTCCCTGCTCTTCGGCATGCCCGCACTGCAGCCCCACCAGGCGCCCGCCAAGTCGCAGCAGTCGGAGGCCTCCGAGGGGCGGTAGCCTCTCGGGCACAGCCCAACCGAACGTGCATGTGAGTGAGGTACAGCCGTGCCCCTGCCCTTCTTGACGGCCGACCGCGCGTTCGACGCGCACGAAGACACCGGCGACGACGTACTCGCCCACGAGGACCCCGACCGCTGGCGCCGGCCCTACCGGCCCGGGCCTTGGCGGGTGGCCGGCGCCGCCCTGCTGCTCCTGCTGGCCGCGTTCATGCTGCTCGCCACGATGATCATCGCGTTCGCGGGCGCCTGGGCCGGTGCCGGTGTCTGCGTGGCCGCCGCGCTCGGCGTGATCGGGTCGGCGCTGCGGTTGCTCATGGCGGGCGTCTGGGTGAGCCCGGCGGGGCTTCGCCGGGTGGGCTTCTTCCGGACCCGCTCGATCGCCTGGGACGAGATCACCGAGGTCCGTACGGTCCAGCAGCCGGTGCGCTGGCTGGGGCTGCCGCGGACCGTCCAGGGCCAGGCCCTGACGGCGGCCGCGCGCGACGGCGCGGAGCTGCCGGTGCTGCTGACCGACCACAACGCCGATTTCCTGTCGCGGGCCGAGGCGTTCGACCGGGCCGCCGACATGGTCGAGGCCTGGGCCGACGAGTACCGGGCCGTGCCCGCCTGACACCGACGTGCAGTGCCCTGGAAGCCCGTACAGGATCCGCTCAGGCGGGCTCTGTACGGGCTTCCGGGTTCCACGGGCCTACGGGCCTACGGGACGGCCTGCCCGCGCGGTCCGCCGTGCAGGGCGATGGCCCGCTGCATGGCCTTGCGGGCCCGCGGGGTGTCGCGGGCGTCGTGGTAGGCGACGGCGAGGCGGAACCAGCTGCGCCAGTCCCCCGGCGCGTCCTCCGTCTCGGCCTTGCGGCGCGCGAAGACCTCGTCGGCGGAGTCCCGCAGGATCCGGCCGTACTCGTCCCGCTCCAGCTCGTCCACGGGCAGTCCGCCCTCGGCCTCCAGCTCGGTCGCGAGCTGGTTCGCCCTGGTCACGAACTGCGTGTTCTTCCAGAGGAACCAGACGCCGATGACCGGCAGGATCAGCACGGCCGCGCCGAAGGTCACGGTCAGCCAGGTGCCCTGGCGGATCAGCAGCACGCCCCGGCTGCCGACCAGGACGAAGTAGACGACCAGGACGGCGGCCGTGAGGAAGTAAGTGATCTTCGCGCGCATGGGTACTACTGCCTGCTCATCAGCCGAGGTCGAGGAAGTTTTCCAGGCCGAACGTGAGGCCCGGGGTCGCCGCGACGCGGCGCACACCGAGCAGGATGCCCGGCATGAAGCTGCTGTGGTGCAGCGAGTCGTGACGGATCGTCAGGGTCTCGCCCTCACCGCCGAGCAGCACCTCCTGGTGGGCCAGCAGGCCTCGCAGGCGGATCGCGT
This genomic interval carries:
- a CDS encoding ribonuclease J: MSHPHPELGPPPKLPKGGLRVTPLGGLGEIGRNMTVFEFDGRLLIVDCGVLFPEEEQPGIDLILPDFSSIRDRLDDIEGIVLTHGHEDHIGAVPYLLREKPDIPLIGSKLTLALIEAKLQEHRIRPYTLEVKEGERENLGPFDCEFIAVNHSIPDALAVAIRTPAGLVVATGDFKMDQLPLDNRLTDLHAFARLSEEGIDLLLSDSTNAEVPGFVPPERDISNAIRGVFAGAQKRIIVASFASHVHRIQQILDAAHEYGRRVAFVGRSMVRNMGIARDLGYLRVPAGLVVDVKTLDDLPDDEVVLVCTGSQGEPMAALSRMANRDHQIRIVPGDTVILASSLIPGNENAVYRVINGLTRWGANVVHKGNAKVHVSGHASAGELLYFYNICKPRNLMPVHGEWRHLRANAELGAMTGVPKDRIVIAEDGVVVDLIDGKARISGKVQAGYVYVDGLSVGDVTEVHLKDRKILGDEGIVSVFVVVDSTTGKVVSGPNIQARGSGIEDSAFASVLPKIEEAIARAAADGVAEPHQIQQLIRRTMGKWVSDGYRRRPMILPVVVEV
- the dapA gene encoding 4-hydroxy-tetrahydrodipicolinate synthase, whose protein sequence is MAPISTPQTPFGRVLTAMITPFTADGALDLDGAQQLAVHLVDAGNDGLIINGTTGESPTTTDAEKNDLVRAVLEAVGDRAHVVAGIGTNDTRHTLELARQAERTGAHGLLAVTPYYSKPPQEGLYRHFTAIADATELPVMLYDIPGRSGVPINTETLVRLAEHPRIVANKDAKGDLGRASWAIAQSGLAWYSGDDMLNLPLLSVGAVGFVSVVGHVVTPELRAMLEAHLGGDVQKATEIHQKLLPVFTGMFRTQGVITTKGALNLQGLPAGPLRLPLVELTDEEAAQLKIDLAAGGVQL
- the thyX gene encoding FAD-dependent thymidylate synthase yields the protein MSETAASDLKPSFRSDVTVELVKHSAADSDVLWAARVSTAGEQSLEELQKDPERSKGLINYLMRDRHGSPFEHNSMTFFISAPIFVFREFMRHRVGWSYNEESGRYRELEPVFYVPDAERKLVQEGRPGKYVFVEGTAAQQELTGRVMEDSYRQAYEAYQEMLAAGVAREVARSVLPVGLFSSMYATCNARSLMHFLGLRTQHELATVPSFPQREIEMVGEKMEQHWAALMPLTYAAYNANGRVAP
- a CDS encoding PH domain-containing protein, coding for MPLPFLTADRAFDAHEDTGDDVLAHEDPDRWRRPYRPGPWRVAGAALLLLLAAFMLLATMIIAFAGAWAGAGVCVAAALGVIGSALRLLMAGVWVSPAGLRRVGFFRTRSIAWDEITEVRTVQQPVRWLGLPRTVQGQALTAAARDGAELPVLLTDHNADFLSRAEAFDRAADMVEAWADEYRAVPA